The proteins below come from a single Eubacterium limosum genomic window:
- a CDS encoding FecCD family ABC transporter permease has translation MKQSALIKDKGRLQSQPFYVFVCLVMLGLLILSALAAVTIGSMDLSIRDVYSVIGYELFHLDSLSAYARGAAHNVVWLIRFPRVVMGLAVGMGLSICGVVMQAIVKNPLAEPYVLGISSGASLGATTALFFGLGAVLGGSGVGVCAFIGAFLISMLVVAVANIGGPANSVKLILSGMALGALCLAFSNFMVFMANDPNTTQQITFWMLGSLSGAKWGPTLVIFAVVAASTLFFWSQHRPMNLMLLGDDVSITLGTNLNTYRHVYLVLTSLIIGLCVYASGTIGFIGLVVPHAVRMVFGTDHRKLVPLSALTGGIFLIWADVLARTLLPETEVPIGILVSMVGAPVFIYMMMRKSYGFGGGE, from the coding sequence ATGAAACAAAGCGCACTGATCAAAGATAAAGGGCGGCTCCAGAGCCAGCCCTTTTATGTGTTTGTATGCCTGGTCATGCTGGGGCTACTGATCCTCTCAGCCCTGGCGGCGGTCACCATCGGCTCCATGGACCTGTCCATCCGGGATGTGTACAGCGTCATTGGCTACGAGCTCTTCCACCTGGACAGTCTGAGTGCCTACGCCAGGGGCGCGGCCCACAACGTGGTGTGGCTGATCCGCTTCCCGAGGGTGGTCATGGGGCTGGCTGTGGGCATGGGCCTGTCCATCTGCGGCGTGGTCATGCAGGCCATTGTCAAGAACCCGCTGGCAGAGCCCTATGTGCTGGGCATCTCCTCCGGGGCGTCACTGGGGGCGACCACAGCCCTGTTCTTCGGGCTGGGCGCTGTGCTCGGCGGCAGCGGTGTGGGCGTGTGCGCCTTCATCGGGGCCTTTCTGATCTCCATGCTGGTGGTGGCAGTGGCCAACATCGGCGGGCCGGCCAACTCCGTCAAACTCATCCTCTCCGGCATGGCCCTGGGCGCCCTGTGCCTGGCCTTCTCCAATTTTATGGTCTTTATGGCCAACGACCCCAACACCACTCAGCAGATCACCTTCTGGATGCTCGGCAGCCTGTCCGGGGCCAAGTGGGGCCCCACACTGGTCATCTTTGCCGTGGTGGCTGCCAGTACGCTCTTTTTCTGGAGCCAGCACCGCCCCATGAATCTCATGCTCCTGGGCGACGATGTGTCCATCACCCTGGGCACCAACCTGAACACCTACCGCCATGTGTACCTGGTCCTGACCTCGCTCATCATCGGCCTGTGCGTGTACGCCTCTGGGACCATTGGGTTCATCGGGCTGGTGGTGCCCCACGCGGTGCGCATGGTCTTTGGCACCGACCACCGCAAGCTGGTGCCCCTGAGCGCCCTGACCGGCGGCATTTTCCTGATCTGGGCCGACGTGCTGGCCCGCACCCTGCTGCCCGAGACCGAGGTGCCCATCGGGATTCTCGTGTCCATGGTGGGCGCGCCAGTGTTTATTTATATGATGATGCGTAAGAGCTACGGCTTTGGAGGTGGCGAATAA
- a CDS encoding ABC transporter ATP-binding protein: MEIRSQDITQTLGGCEILKGVSIDVQSKKFIGIIGPNGSGKSTFLKCLYRTARPTGGVIYFDGEAVDSLSYKESARKVAVVAQHNYYNFDFTVEQVVLMGRTPHKKLMERNYAEDYALAQKALETVGMEAMKDRNFSTLSGGEQQRVILARALTQDTQCLILDEPTNHLDIKYQLQLMSIVKKLNITVVSAIHDLNIAAMYCDEIYVMKDGRIIRSGPPESVLTPAFIREVYEIQAEVIKDAKSGFLHVLYQPEF; the protein is encoded by the coding sequence ATGGAAATCAGATCCCAGGATATTACCCAGACACTGGGCGGCTGTGAGATTTTAAAGGGCGTGAGCATTGACGTCCAGAGCAAAAAATTCATTGGGATCATCGGTCCCAACGGCAGCGGAAAGAGCACCTTTTTGAAGTGCCTGTACCGGACAGCCAGGCCCACCGGCGGCGTCATTTATTTTGACGGCGAGGCAGTGGACAGCCTCAGCTATAAGGAATCGGCCAGAAAAGTGGCTGTGGTGGCCCAGCACAATTACTATAACTTTGATTTTACTGTGGAGCAGGTGGTGCTCATGGGCCGGACTCCGCACAAAAAGCTCATGGAGCGCAACTATGCCGAGGACTATGCCCTGGCCCAGAAAGCCCTGGAAACAGTAGGCATGGAGGCCATGAAAGACCGGAACTTCTCCACCCTGTCCGGCGGCGAGCAGCAGCGCGTGATCCTCGCCCGCGCCCTGACCCAGGACACCCAGTGCCTGATTCTGGATGAGCCCACCAACCATCTGGACATTAAGTACCAGCTCCAGCTCATGAGCATTGTGAAAAAACTGAACATCACCGTCGTGTCCGCTATCCATGACCTCAACATCGCGGCCATGTACTGTGACGAGATCTATGTCATGAAAGACGGCCGCATCATCAGGAGCGGGCCGCCGGAGTCGGTGCTGACACCGGCGTTTATCCGGGAGGTCTACGAGATTCAGGCCGAGGTGATAAAGGACGCGAAAAGCGGCTTCCTGCACGTGCTGTATCAGCCGGAATTTTAA
- a CDS encoding MATE family efflux transporter, with protein MNENSKRLALLETEDVKKALLRLGIPTMAGMLVSALYNLVDALFIGRLGTLETAAVSILYPLTMVGTGIGLLFGSGAGSYISRLLGQKDYRAVAACSSTAILTGVAVIALLAGAMLLFFDPLMGALGATDSILPYARAYGILYIIGIVFNVFNMILNNLLVAEGAASMSTAAMLAGGFTNLVLDPVLIFGAGMGVAGAAAATLISQMLSSVIYLFCLRRGGSLLTLSPRFFKPSRALYAQIVKIGLPVCFFQFLSGGAVGLTNVAARPFGEAAIAAMGIVNRLMSLEVSALYGFLKGYSPLVGYSFGAGQRDRVNAATRTAVLWSTAVNILFGLGCLVFSGPLIHLFNQESAEVLAIGRTALSVDGVAFMTLGLQIVIGNYFLATGKAKQGGILSVCRQGIFFIPFLFIFTGRWGLTGLIFAQLAADLCATAVTLFLWKREPALKPA; from the coding sequence ATGAATGAAAATTCAAAAAGACTGGCCCTTCTGGAAACAGAAGATGTAAAAAAAGCCCTGCTGAGGCTGGGTATCCCTACCATGGCGGGCATGCTGGTATCCGCGCTTTATAACCTTGTGGACGCCCTTTTTATCGGGCGGCTGGGCACTCTGGAGACTGCGGCGGTTTCCATCCTCTATCCCCTGACCATGGTGGGCACGGGTATCGGCCTGCTGTTCGGGTCGGGCGCAGGCTCCTACATTTCGCGCCTCCTGGGACAAAAAGATTACAGGGCCGTAGCGGCCTGCAGCAGTACGGCCATCCTCACCGGGGTGGCGGTCATTGCCCTGCTGGCTGGCGCCATGCTCCTGTTTTTTGACCCGCTCATGGGCGCCCTGGGCGCCACTGATTCCATCCTGCCCTATGCCCGCGCCTATGGTATCCTCTATATTATCGGGATTGTTTTTAATGTTTTTAATATGATCCTCAATAACCTTCTGGTGGCCGAGGGGGCCGCCTCCATGAGCACTGCGGCCATGCTGGCCGGTGGCTTTACCAACCTGGTGCTGGACCCTGTCCTGATCTTTGGCGCTGGCATGGGCGTCGCGGGCGCGGCAGCAGCCACCCTGATCTCTCAGATGCTCTCCTCGGTGATTTACCTGTTCTGTCTGCGCCGGGGAGGAAGCCTTCTGACGCTGTCGCCCCGCTTTTTCAAACCCTCCCGGGCCCTTTACGCCCAGATTGTCAAGATCGGGCTGCCGGTCTGCTTTTTTCAGTTTTTGTCCGGCGGGGCTGTGGGCCTGACCAACGTGGCAGCCCGTCCCTTCGGCGAGGCGGCCATCGCGGCCATGGGCATTGTCAACCGGCTCATGTCCCTGGAGGTGAGCGCTCTCTACGGCTTTTTAAAGGGCTACTCGCCCCTGGTGGGCTACAGCTTTGGCGCAGGACAAAGGGACCGGGTGAACGCTGCCACACGCACCGCCGTACTGTGGAGCACTGCGGTCAACATCCTCTTTGGCCTGGGGTGCCTGGTCTTTTCCGGGCCGCTGATCCACCTGTTCAACCAGGAATCCGCTGAGGTGCTGGCCATTGGCCGGACCGCCCTGTCGGTGGATGGGGTGGCCTTTATGACTCTGGGGCTCCAGATTGTCATCGGCAACTACTTTCTGGCCACCGGCAAGGCGAAGCAGGGCGGTATTTTAAGCGTCTGCCGCCAGGGGATTTTCTTTATTCCCTTCCTGTTTATTTTTACAGGCCGGTGGGGTCTTACAGGCCTGATTTTTGCCCAGCTGGCCGCGGACCTCTGCGCCACAGCGGTCACCCTGTTTTTATGGAAGCGGGAACCCGCGCTTAAACCTGCATAA
- a CDS encoding MarR family winged helix-turn-helix transcriptional regulator: protein MKDHSQIIELIGRIIHKYNQWDNKKRTYGTDIPLTKAEIHTIAAVGDHPGINITTLAQVLGVTKGAASQMIYRLVDKGTVEKKVSPDSDTEVVLSLTEDGQINYQTHQAYHQEGNDTAQKLLEEMPDALYTSMVAYLTAFEASIDEKLKE from the coding sequence ATGAAAGACCATTCCCAGATCATTGAGCTCATCGGCCGGATCATCCACAAATATAACCAGTGGGACAATAAAAAAAGAACCTACGGTACCGATATCCCGCTGACCAAGGCTGAAATACACACCATCGCCGCGGTGGGCGACCATCCGGGCATTAACATCACCACCCTGGCCCAGGTTCTGGGCGTCACCAAGGGGGCTGCCTCCCAGATGATTTACCGGCTGGTGGACAAGGGCACTGTGGAAAAAAAGGTTTCCCCGGATTCAGACACCGAGGTGGTCCTCTCCCTGACTGAGGACGGACAGATCAACTACCAGACGCACCAGGCGTACCACCAGGAGGGCAATGACACTGCCCAGAAGCTGCTGGAGGAAATGCCCGACGCGCTTTACACCAGCATGGTAGCTTACCTGACGGCCTTTGAGGCGTCCATCGACGAAAAGCTGAAGGAATGA
- a CDS encoding CHC2 zinc finger domain-containing protein — protein MIKNYRSIFDVVKEETNIVTAARFYGMAVDRHGRALCPFHSDHHPSLSFKDNRFTCFACGARGSVIDLVMQIFHISPLEAAVKLQEDFNLKVEVRGQSHKANDVAAKGEADTRSVKQETNGTKSAQRRAKPTNSLYSPSRMTAPTDSTEAVLAAALRDRLTDMEAYYSRLHRELCENTEKYKPCNSLETVQDKYVEAMFQLPVVSYYLDILDSGTPSERVELYRAYKRKELIQYEKR, from the coding sequence TTGATAAAAAACTATCGATCAATCTTTGACGTGGTCAAGGAAGAAACCAATATTGTGACGGCTGCCCGCTTTTACGGGATGGCAGTTGACCGGCATGGGAGGGCGCTGTGTCCATTTCACAGCGACCATCATCCCAGTCTGTCTTTTAAAGACAACCGGTTTACCTGCTTTGCCTGTGGGGCCAGAGGGAGCGTCATTGATTTGGTTATGCAGATTTTCCATATTTCTCCATTAGAAGCGGCAGTTAAACTTCAGGAAGATTTCAATCTAAAGGTGGAGGTCAGAGGTCAAAGCCATAAGGCCAACGACGTTGCGGCGAAAGGAGAGGCGGATACAAGAAGCGTGAAGCAGGAAACGAACGGGACGAAAAGCGCACAGCGCAGAGCGAAACCAACGAACAGCCTGTACAGCCCTTCGCGTATGACGGCTCCGACGGACAGCACGGAGGCGGTACTGGCAGCGGCGCTCCGGGACCGGCTGACAGATATGGAAGCATACTATAGCAGACTACACCGTGAACTATGCGAAAATACTGAGAAATATAAGCCTTGCAATTCACTGGAAACCGTCCAAGACAAGTATGTCGAGGCCATGTTTCAATTACCCGTGGTATCCTACTATTTGGATATCCTGGACAGCGGGACGCCATCCGAGAGGGTGGAGCTTTACCGCGCGTATAAAAGAAAGGAACTTATACAGTATGAAAAACGATAG